The Vitis riparia cultivar Riparia Gloire de Montpellier isolate 1030 chromosome 10, EGFV_Vit.rip_1.0, whole genome shotgun sequence genome includes a region encoding these proteins:
- the LOC117923016 gene encoding pentatricopeptide repeat-containing protein At2g20710, mitochondrial-like, producing MSLSLNRLLNSRSGFPWKRLFGHFFSSTAAHTRSFSLYRRMSPLYWRISPLGDSKISMVPVLDEWVQKGRTVNEEELRDIIQKLNHYRRFKHALEISQWMSDKRYIPLMPRDIALRMNLILKVHGLEQVENYFNNIHKNLKTYQVYIALLNCYALEKSVDKAEAIMQRLRDLGFVRTALGYNTLMNVYYRMGNWEKLDILMHEMEEKGIFCDKFTLAIRLSAYAAASNIVGIDNIVTRMESDPRIILDWNSYAVVAHGYLKVGLVDKTLVMMKKLEELIDAKGSNVAFDNLLKLYAETRQRDELDRVWMLYKKKEKIYNKGYMAMISSLLKFDDIDAAEKVLEEWESRRLSYDFRVPNFLIDAYCRKGLTEKAEALVNKILTKGGNPLVDTWFYLANGYLEDSQIPKAVEALKKAVVVCPPNWKPSKNTLATCLEYLEGNRDVEGAGEFIRFLQNEGIFSVGVCKRLLSYIENGKPQPNRLGEIEGDV from the exons aTGAGTCTTTCTCTGAATAGATTATTGAATTCGCGTTCTGGGTTTCCTTGGAAACGGCTTTTTGGCCATTTCTTCTCCTCAACAGCTGCCCACACCAGATCTTTCTCACTGTACAGGAGGATGTCCCCACTCTACTGGAGGATTTCCCCACTAGGCGATTCTAAGATTTCCATGGTTCCAGTCCTTGATGAATGGGTACAAAAAGGAAGGACGGTAAATGAAGAAGAGCTTCGGGACATTATCCAGAAATTGAATCATTACAGGCGCTTCAAGCATGCTCTCGAG ATATCTCAATGGATGAGTGACAAAAGGTACATTCCCCTGATGCCCAGAGACATTGCCCTCAGGATGAACTTGATCTTAAAAGTTCATGGCCTAGAACAAGTAGAGAATTATTTTAACAACAtccataaaaatttgaaaacctaCCAGGTTTATATTGCTCTTCTCAACTGCTATGCTCTAGAGAAATCTGTGGACAAAGCAGAAGCCATCATGCAGAGGTTGAGGGATTTGGGTTTTGTTAGGACAGCACTAGGTTACAATACTTTGATGAATGTCTATTATCGCATGGGAAATTGGGAGAAACTAGACATCCTGATGCATGAAATGGAGGAAAAGGGTATCTTCTGTGACAAATTTACCCTCGCCATCCGACTGAGTGCATATGCAGCTGCCTCCAACATCGTGGGAATAGATAACATTGTGACAAGGATGGAATCGGATCCCCGGATTATTCTAGATTGGAATAGTTATGCAGTTGTAGCACATGGATATTTGAAAGTTGGTCTGGTAGACAAGACTTTGGTAATGATGAAGAAATTGGAGGAgctgatagatgccaaaggaaGTAATGTTGCATTTGATAATCTCCTCAAGCTATACGCAGAAACTAGGCAGAGAGATGAGTTGGACAGGGTTTGGATGCTTtacaagaaaaaggagaaaatttaCAACAAGGGCTATATGGCCATGATAAGCTCGCTGTTGAAGTTTGATGACATTGATGCTGCTGAGAAGGTTCTTGAGGAGTGGGAATCCCGGAGATTATCCTACGATTTCCGGGTTCCAAACTTCTTGATTGATGCATATTGCAGAAAAGGTCTTACAGAGAAGGCTGAGGCCCTTGTAAACAAGATACTTACGAAAGGTGGCAATCCTTTGGTTGATACTTGGTTTTATTTAGCAAATGGTTATCTTGAAGACAGTCAAATTCCAAAAGCAGTGGAAGCATTGAAGAAAGCAGTCGTGGTTTGTCCTCCCAATTGGAAACCCAGCAAGAATACTTTGGCAACTTGTTTGGAATATTTGGAAGGGAATAGAGATGTGGAAGGAGCAGGTGAGTTCATAAGGTTCCTGCAAAATGAGGGTATTTTCTCAGTGGGTGTTTGCAAAAGATTACTAAGTTACATTGAGAATGGAAAACCCCAACCCAACAGGCTTGGTGAAATAGAAGGGGATGTTTAG
- the LOC117924022 gene encoding heat stress transcription factor B-2a-like, translating to MAEELRHSPGGKSGTRTKSPAPFLLKTYDLLEGVIDTSNGDGGQRIVSWNADGTGFVVWSPDEFSEIMLPRYFKHNNFSSFVRQLNTYGFKKIASKRWEFQHDKFQRGCRDMLAEITRKKCEPSIFPPFLKASKDNTASSADQKSNCLSLMEENESLRRQNLDLQMQISQLKALEMKLMDCLNVSIHGHHHPHNKLRRLF from the exons ATGGCTGAAGAATTGAGGCATAGTCCAGGAGGCAAGTCTGGGACGAGGACAAAGTCCCCTGCTCCTTTCCTGTTGAAGACCTACGATCTGTTGGAAGGAGTTATAGATACGAGTAATGGGGATGGGGGGCAGAGAATCGTGTCTTGGAATGCAGATGGAACAGGGTTTGTGGTATGGTCCCCTGATGAATTTTCAGAGATCATGCTGCCTAGATACTTCAAGCACAACAACTTCTCCAGCTTCGTTCGCCAACTCAATACTTAT GGATTCAAGAAGATAGCTTCCAAGAGATGGGAATTCCAGCATGACAAGTTCCAGAGGGGATGCAGGGACATGCTTGCAGAGATAACCCGGAAGAAGTGTGAGCCCAGCATCTTCCCACCATTCCTAAAGGCTTCCAAAGACAACACAGCATCTTCTGCAGACCAAAAAAGCAATTGCCTGTCACTCATGGAGGAGAATGAGAGCCTAAGAAGGCAAAATTTGGATTTGCAAATGCAGATATCCCAGCTCAAAGCTCTGGAAATGAAGCTCATGGATTGTCTTAATGTCTCAATTCATGGGCACCACCACCCTCACAACAAACTTAGGAGGCTCTTCTAA
- the LOC117923005 gene encoding pentatricopeptide repeat-containing protein At4g21705, mitochondrial, which produces MDSRLFSLLRQSIQQCPQSLIRKNPISNRTYYTSRYGKISLYNKISPLGDPNTSVVPELDNWVQNGNKVRVAELQRIIHDLRKRKRFSQALEISEWMSKKDICAFSPTEHAVQLDLIGRVRGFLSAESYFNNLQNHDKTDKTYGALLNCYVRQRQTDKSLSHLQKMKEMGFASSPLTYNDIMCLYTNVGQHEKVPDVLTEMKQSNVYPDNFSYRICINSYGAQSDIQGMEKVLKEMERQPHIVMDWNTYAVAANFYIKAGLPDKAIEALKKSEERLDKRDGLGYNHLISLYASLGNKAEVLRLWTLEKSTCKRNINRDYITMLESLVRLGELEEAEKVLREWESSGNCYDFRVPNIVIIGYSEKGLFEKAEAMLKELMEKGNITTPNSWGTVASGYMDKGEMEKAVECMKAAISLHVNNKGWKPNSRVIAGILSWLGDKGRVEDVEAFVGSLRIVIPMNRQMYHTLIMANIRAGKEVDGLLGSMKADKIVEDEETKKILGTKQNKI; this is translated from the exons ATGGACTCGAGACTATTCTCCCTCCTAAGGCAATCTATCCAACAGTGCCCACAATCCCTAATCCGAAAAAACCCCATTTCAAATCGGACATACTACACCAGCAGGTACGGCAAAATCAGCTTGTACAACAAGATCAGTCCTCTCGGAGACCCTAACACAAGCGTTGTCCCGGAGCTGGACAATTGGGTCCAAAATGGGAACAAGGTTCGGGTGGCTGAGCTCCAACGCATCATTCACGATCTCCGCAAGCGCAAGAGGTTCTCTCAGGCCCTAGAG ATTTCAGAGTGGATGAGTAAAAAAGACATATGTGCATTTTCACCAACTGAACATGCCGTGCAGTTGGATCTGATTGGTAGGGTTCGCGGTTTTCTTTCTGCAGAAAGCTATTTCAACAATTTGCAGAACCACGATAAAACTGATAAGACATATGGCGCCCTCCTAAATTGTTATGTCCGACAGCGCCAAACTGATAAGTCCCTCTCCCACTTGCAGAAAATGAAGGAGATGGGCTTTGCATCATCACCTCTCACTTACAATGACATCATGTGCCTCTACACAAATGTTGGCCAGCATGAGAAGGTCCCTGATGTGCTAACTGAGATGAAGCAGAGCAATGTTTACCCTGACAACTTCAGCTACAGAATCTGCATCAATTCTTATGGTGCACAATCTGATATCCAGGGAATGGAAAAAGTTTTGAAAGAAATGGAGAGACAACCTCATATTGTCATGGATTGGAACACCTATGCTGTTGCAGCCAATTTCTACATAAAAGCAGGCCTGCCAGATAAGGCAATTGAAGCCCTGAAGAAATCAGAGGAGAGGCTAGATAAGAGAGATGGGCTTGGTTATAACCATCTGATCTCACTCTATGCAAGTCTGGGAAATAAGGCTGAGGTGTTGAGATTGTGGACTCTCGAGAAAAGTACTTGTAAGAGGAATATAAACAGGGATTATATTACCATGCTGGAATCCCTGGTAAGGCTTGGTGAGCTTGAAGAAGCTGAGAAAGTGCTGAGGGAATGGGAGTCATCTGGCAACTGTTATGATTTTCGAGTGCCAAACATCGTCATTATCGGTTATTCTGAAAAGGGTTTGTTTGAGAAAGCAGAAGCAATGCTCAAAGAACTGATGGAGAAAGGAAACATAACCACCCCAAACAGTTGGGGAACAGTGGCTTCTGGGTATATGGATAAGGGAGAGATGGAGAAAGCTGTGGAGTGCATGAAGGCAGCTATCTCTTTGCATGTGAACAATAAAGGATGGAAGCCTAATTCTAGGGTAATTGCAGGCATATTGAGTTGGCTTGGTGATAAGGGCCGTGTGGAAGATGTAGAAGCTTTTGTGGGGTCACTGAGAATTGTTATCCCAATGAACAGACAGATGTATCATACCTTGATCATGGCAAATATCAGGGCTGGTAAAGAAGTGGATGGGCTTTTGGGCAGCATGAAAGCTGATAAAAtagttgaagatgaagaaacCAAGAAGATCCTTGGCACAAAGCAGAACAAAATTTAA